One genomic window of Medicago truncatula cultivar Jemalong A17 chromosome 1, MtrunA17r5.0-ANR, whole genome shotgun sequence includes the following:
- the LOC11434156 gene encoding calmodulin calcium-dependent NAD kinase isoform X1, with amino-acid sequence MTVTSICDSQSSNNIGTTSSVGNVMSNLTHVVAASIVGSMVVDSKIIPHLHQTPSGRVAQIEIFSHYVARQIGFVDASEVPELCRLAQDYLRNSEGCKESIFQYLANGEDPNPLYAKLIDEFERCILSYFAFHWSQASYIISQVLSTESQPKIHLKNILLAATREHRFKRVAKNLKVTRVFSTLVEEIKAIKGDSQSCVVKDSVVHTERSPVLLLMGGGMGSGKSYVLKDILKESFWSEASNVVVVEADAFKESDVIYKALNSRGHHDDMLETAELVHQSSTDAASSLLVTALNKGRDVVMDGTLSWEPFVEQTIAMARNIHKYRYRMGPGYREAKDGTITENYWEQVNEAEEHQSEENYKRELLTRKPYRIVLVGVVCDGYLAVVRGIRRAIMTKRAVRVKSQLESHKRFANAFPKYCELVDSARLYYTSDVRGPPKLIQWKNDSHNLQVKREVLKCLKMIRSLNTEADSIYELYNETDATMGPGSVWNDIVLSPSRSNDVEKLRESIQKIEKIIRKQ; translated from the exons ATGACGGTAACATCTATTTGTGATTCTCAATCTTCAAACAACATAGGTACTACCAGTAGTGTGGGTAATGTGATGAGCAACCTCACACATGTTGTGGCAGCCTCCATCGTCGGATCAATGGTGGTAGACTCCAAGATCATTCCTCACTTACATCAAACACCGTCCGGCCGTGTTGCCCAAATTGAGATATTCTCTCACTATGTTG CTAGGCAAATAGGATTTGTTGATGCCAGCGAGGTTCCAGAGTTATGCAGATTGGCACAGGACTACTTGAGAAATTCTGAAGGGTGTAAGGAAAGTATCTTTCAATATCTAGCCAATGGAGAGGACCCTAATCCACTATATGCAAAATTGATTGATGAGTTTGAAAGATGTATCCTCAGTTATTTTGCTTTTCATTGGAGCCAAGCTTCATATATTATTAGTCAG GTATTGAGTACTGAGTCCCAACCGAAAATACATCTCAAAAATATTCTTTTGGCAGCCACGAG GGAACACAGATTTAAGAGAGTAGCAAAGAATCTAAAGGTGACAAGAGTTTTCTCTACATTAGTGGAAGAGATTAAAGCAATAAAGGGCGACTCTCAAAGTTGTGTCGTCAAGGACTCCGTTGTCCACACCGAGAGGAGTCCAGTGCTGCTGCTTATGGGTGGTGGAATGGGATCTGGAAAAAGCTATGTTCTTAAAGACATTCTAAAAGA ATCATTTTGGTCTGAAGCTTCAAATGTTGTGGTCGTTGAAGCTGATGCTTTTAAGGAGAGTGATGTGATATATAAAGCTCTTAACTCTAGGGGTCACCATGACGACATGCTCGAAACTGCTGAATTG GTGCATCAGTCTTCCACTGATGCTGCATCATCTCTGCTAGTGACAGCTCTAAATAAGGGACGAGATGTGGTCATGGATGGTACCTTATCATGGGAACCTTTTGTAGAGCAAACTATAGCTATGGCAAGAAATATTCACAAATATAGGTATCGAATGGGGCCAGGATATAGAGAAGCTAAAGATGGGACAATAACCGAAAATTATTGGGAGCAAGTGAATGAAGCAGAAGAACACCAATCAGAGGAAAATTATAAAAGGGAACTACTCACCCGAAAGCCTTACAGAATTGTGCTAGTTGGTGTGGTTTGTGATGGCTATCTTGCTGTTGTTAGAGGCATTAG GAGAGCTATCATGACAAAAAGGGCAGTAAGGGTGAAATCACAACTGGAATCTCACAAAAGATTTGCTAATGCATTTCCAAAATATTGCGAACTTGTTGACAGTGCTAGGCTATATTACACAAGTGATGTTCGTGGTCCACCAAAG TTAATACAATGGAAGAATGATTCTCACAATCTACAAGTGAAACGTGAAGTTCTCAAATGCTTGAAAATGATACGCAGTTTAAATACCGAGGCAGATTCCATCTACGAACTTTACAATGAAACCGACGCTACTATGGGACCTGGCTCTGTTTGGAATGACATTGTTCTTTCTCCTTCTAGGTCAAATGATGTGGAAAAGTTAAGGGAATCCATtcagaaaatagaaaaaatcatCAGAAAACAATAA
- the LOC11434156 gene encoding calmodulin calcium-dependent NAD kinase isoform X2: MSNLTHVVAASIVGSMVVDSKIIPHLHQTPSGRVAQIEIFSHYVARQIGFVDASEVPELCRLAQDYLRNSEGCKESIFQYLANGEDPNPLYAKLIDEFERCILSYFAFHWSQASYIISQVLSTESQPKIHLKNILLAATREHRFKRVAKNLKVTRVFSTLVEEIKAIKGDSQSCVVKDSVVHTERSPVLLLMGGGMGSGKSYVLKDILKESFWSEASNVVVVEADAFKESDVIYKALNSRGHHDDMLETAELVHQSSTDAASSLLVTALNKGRDVVMDGTLSWEPFVEQTIAMARNIHKYRYRMGPGYREAKDGTITENYWEQVNEAEEHQSEENYKRELLTRKPYRIVLVGVVCDGYLAVVRGIRRAIMTKRAVRVKSQLESHKRFANAFPKYCELVDSARLYYTSDVRGPPKLIQWKNDSHNLQVKREVLKCLKMIRSLNTEADSIYELYNETDATMGPGSVWNDIVLSPSRSNDVEKLRESIQKIEKIIRKQ; this comes from the exons ATGAGCAACCTCACACATGTTGTGGCAGCCTCCATCGTCGGATCAATGGTGGTAGACTCCAAGATCATTCCTCACTTACATCAAACACCGTCCGGCCGTGTTGCCCAAATTGAGATATTCTCTCACTATGTTG CTAGGCAAATAGGATTTGTTGATGCCAGCGAGGTTCCAGAGTTATGCAGATTGGCACAGGACTACTTGAGAAATTCTGAAGGGTGTAAGGAAAGTATCTTTCAATATCTAGCCAATGGAGAGGACCCTAATCCACTATATGCAAAATTGATTGATGAGTTTGAAAGATGTATCCTCAGTTATTTTGCTTTTCATTGGAGCCAAGCTTCATATATTATTAGTCAG GTATTGAGTACTGAGTCCCAACCGAAAATACATCTCAAAAATATTCTTTTGGCAGCCACGAG GGAACACAGATTTAAGAGAGTAGCAAAGAATCTAAAGGTGACAAGAGTTTTCTCTACATTAGTGGAAGAGATTAAAGCAATAAAGGGCGACTCTCAAAGTTGTGTCGTCAAGGACTCCGTTGTCCACACCGAGAGGAGTCCAGTGCTGCTGCTTATGGGTGGTGGAATGGGATCTGGAAAAAGCTATGTTCTTAAAGACATTCTAAAAGA ATCATTTTGGTCTGAAGCTTCAAATGTTGTGGTCGTTGAAGCTGATGCTTTTAAGGAGAGTGATGTGATATATAAAGCTCTTAACTCTAGGGGTCACCATGACGACATGCTCGAAACTGCTGAATTG GTGCATCAGTCTTCCACTGATGCTGCATCATCTCTGCTAGTGACAGCTCTAAATAAGGGACGAGATGTGGTCATGGATGGTACCTTATCATGGGAACCTTTTGTAGAGCAAACTATAGCTATGGCAAGAAATATTCACAAATATAGGTATCGAATGGGGCCAGGATATAGAGAAGCTAAAGATGGGACAATAACCGAAAATTATTGGGAGCAAGTGAATGAAGCAGAAGAACACCAATCAGAGGAAAATTATAAAAGGGAACTACTCACCCGAAAGCCTTACAGAATTGTGCTAGTTGGTGTGGTTTGTGATGGCTATCTTGCTGTTGTTAGAGGCATTAG GAGAGCTATCATGACAAAAAGGGCAGTAAGGGTGAAATCACAACTGGAATCTCACAAAAGATTTGCTAATGCATTTCCAAAATATTGCGAACTTGTTGACAGTGCTAGGCTATATTACACAAGTGATGTTCGTGGTCCACCAAAG TTAATACAATGGAAGAATGATTCTCACAATCTACAAGTGAAACGTGAAGTTCTCAAATGCTTGAAAATGATACGCAGTTTAAATACCGAGGCAGATTCCATCTACGAACTTTACAATGAAACCGACGCTACTATGGGACCTGGCTCTGTTTGGAATGACATTGTTCTTTCTCCTTCTAGGTCAAATGATGTGGAAAAGTTAAGGGAATCCATtcagaaaatagaaaaaatcatCAGAAAACAATAA